GAATGATCTTCTTCCCTTTTTTATCAGCAAGATTAAAAGTTTCTCCATTCGAAGAGGCAATTTTAAAAGCGGGAACTTTTTTACCTAATGAAACTTTAGCGGCCATGAGGCGCTCCTTCTGAATGCGGTGCTTGAGGAATCGGTTGTGGTTGCGGCGCAGGACTCAAATTCATTTGCTGTTGCTGTTCAGGCGACAACATCTCAGGCGTAATCGCTTGCCCGTTCTCATCCACAGGCCATCCTTGATCCGCCGGAATCACATTCGCAGGCTCCATCTCTCCGGGCCCAACAACACCTTGAGGCTCTTGATTGAGCGGTGCTGTTTGCATGCGACCGCGAAGCAAATCCGGATCCACGGCTGGCGTATCCGGGGCTCCAGCCGTCGCTGGAACTCCACTTTCAGCAGAACCTGGGGCCACGGCCGCGGCCGCCTTTCCCACAGGTTTTGCTGGGACTGGAGTTGGGGACGGTTTTTCTTCGACAGGTGCGTACAGCTCCGTCTCCGTCACTTCAATTTTTCCCTCAAGAGGCACATCCGCTTCAATCTTACGAATGTCCGACAAGTTCTCATAGACCTTGCCGCGCAACTTAATCAAATTCTTACCCTCTTTTTGGTAGTCGTAGGTATCGAGACGGATCATTTGCTCTTTGGTGCGATCTTCACTCCAATTTTTACACTTCAGGGAACTCAACGCACCGCTATCACTCGCTTGCAAGGTGCATTCAATGTGCTTGTTTAAAATCGAAGGCCCTAAACCTAAAATCTCTTCCAGGTTTTCAGGATAGAACACCACCTGGACCTCGCCCTCTTTTGCCGCGCTGATATCCGCAATCTTTTTCCCAGCTTGTTTTTCGCTGCACTTTTCTAAAACTTCGGCCTTTTGAGGATAGCCCTTCGCCGCAAGAATCTCGCGCTTCACGACATAGCGATCACAACGAAAAATAGATTTATTTGCCAGTTTAATATTTTCTGAGGACAGTAAAGCCCTCTCCACTTTTCCAAAGGGAGATTTTCCAGCAGGCTTCTTCTCAGATGTTAAGACCCACCACGCTTCACGATGAATACCGTCGGCCTGAGCGAAAATTCGAGTCCAACTGGCGACAGTTTTATCTTTTGGAGCTACCTCCACTTTTTTCTTTTTACTCTGAATGGATTCCACTGCGGCAGAGGTCGAGTCTACAGCGAGGGGTGTCTTTTCTTCTTTTGAAAAACAAGCCCCTAAAAAGAAGGCGGTCGATAGAATAATAGCACTGCGCACTGCTGTGGTCGCCATAGTCATACACACAGTCTTGCAAAGACCTGGATTTAACTCAAGAATTTCCTTTACCATTCTCGAATAGTTACTCTAAAATTTAGAGGCACTCACATCAGCACGTCAGAAGACGTTGGGGGACATCATGGAAAAAATTTGGCTCAAAAACTATCCCAAAGGTATAGGACACGAAATCGACCTCAGCCAATACAGCTCCCTGATGGATATTTATGACGAGTCCATTAGAAAGTTCGCAAACAAAAAAGCTTTCACCAATATGAACGTCAGCCTCACCTTCAATCAACTGAATGAAAAGGTGAATCACTTCGCGTCTTTCTTGCAAAATGAATTGAAACTGAAAAAAGGCGACCGCATTGCCATTCAGATGCCGAACCTTCTGCAGTTCCCGGTCGTTGCTTTTGCGGCACTACGCAGCGGTCTGATCATTGTCAATACGAACCCACTTTATACGGCCACTGAAATGCGCCACCAGTTCAAAGACTCTGGTGCCAAGGCCATTGTTATCATGGCCAACTTTGCCCATCATCTGGAAGAAATTATCAAAGACACAGATATTGAAAGTGTTGTTGTCACCGAACTCGCGGATCTCTTTCCGACACCAAAAAGAATTTTGGTCAATTCAGTTGTGAAGTACATTAAGAAGATGGTTCCTGCCTTCAATCTTCCGCAAGCCTACACCTTCAGACAAGCTCTGGAGCTGGGAGCCATGCGCCCTTGCCAAAATATCGCATCCACGCAAGAAGACATCGCCTTCCTTCAATACACAGGCGGCACGACGGGAGTTGCCAAAGGAGCTATGCTCACTCATCGCAACGTCCTTGCGAATATGATGCAAATCCGCGTGTGGATGTCACCAAAGCTTGTCGAAGGCGAAGAAGTCGCTATCGCGGCACTTCCACTTTATCATATCTTCGCCCTGACATTGAACTGCCTGGCTTTCTTGAAGATGGGTGCTGAAAATGTTCTGATCACAAATCCTAAAGACATTCCAGGCTTCGTCAAAGAGCTTAAAAAGATTCCATTCACAGCCATGGCAGGGGTAAACACCCTGTTCAACGCGTTGATGAACAACCCTGAGTTCGCGACAATCGACTTCAAGAAAGTCAAAGTCAGCGTTTCTGGCGCAATGACTTTACAAAAGCCCGTTGCTGAAAAATGGATGGCACTAACGAAGTCCGTCATTGTTGAAGGCTACGGCCTCACTGAAGCCTCCCCTGTGATCAGCTGCAATCCGATTGATGGCACTGACAAAGTGGGCACCGTCGGAATGCCGGTCCCTAGCACTGATGTCAAACTCATCGATGAAAATGATCAAGAAGTAAAACCTGGCGAAGCCGGTGAGCTTTGCGCCAAGGGTCCACAAGTTATGAAGGGTTACTGGCACCGCGAAGACGAAACCGCAAAAGTAATGATGGCTGATGGCTGGCTGCGCACGGGCGATATCGCGACTGTTGATGAAGATGGGTTCTTCAAAATCGTAGACCGCAAAAAAGATCTTATTATTGTTTCAGGATTTAATGTTTATCCAAATGAAATTGAAGAAGTTATAGCTTCTCATCCAGGCGTTTTGGAAGTAGCCGCGATTGGCGTCCCCGACACTCATTCTGGTGAAATCGTCAAAGTGGTCATCGTGAAGCGCGATCCAAATCTGACACCTGAAGATGTCATTGCTCACGCAAGAAAAAGTCTGACGAATTATAAAATCCCAAGACTTGTGGAATTCAGAACTGAGCTGCCAAAAACAAATGTTGGCAAAATCCTCAGAAGAGCTCTGCGAGATACTCCAGCAGAAGTAAAAAATTAAATTTAACTTCTATGAGAGAGCCGAAAGGTTCTCTCTTTTTTTTGCATAAAAAAAACGGAGTCGCTTTCAACAACTCCGTTCATTTCTTCTAGAAATTAAAGCTCGAAATTAAGCTTTTTTATTCCAAGATGCACACCAAGCGTTTGCGTAAACAAGTTTACCCGCAAAGATCGTGCAAGTTCCAACTTCTTTACCCGCTTTAACTTCTTTTTTCGCGTAGAAACCACAAGTTACACAGTGATTACCCTTTGATTCTGCAGATTTTTTGAAGTCTTCAACATACTTCACAGCTTTTGCAACTGCATCGTTAGGATCAACCATTGGCATTCCACCGCCAGCCGCTGCTGGAGCAGAACCACGTCTTTTCTCTTGAGCATTTGCTTCAGAAGAAAAAACTGCGTTCAAAGCTGCGGGAGCGATTGCCGCGATTCCTGCAATTTTTGCCACCGTAGTAAAGAAACCACGACGATTCATTTTGTTATCCATCATTGCTGCCTCCATGTCCGTTAATATGAAATCGATACTACGCCTTTTCATTTGGTTTTCAATTACAAATTTTGAAAAAACTACTCATTTGTTCAAATAATTGCCGTCACTTTGCTATAAAACTCCCCGTCAGAAACAATTTGTTGCGGTTAGAGAATCCCATAGACAGGCACGAGCTTTGAAATAGCAGAAATGGCTTATCGACTCTGGGACTTCATCGGGGGGTGAAGAATTATGAAACCACTATATTGTTTGGCGGCATTAGCCTTTGTCGCTCAGCCCGTCTACGCGGGCTCATGGTATGAAAAGAAGGCCAAAGGCGCTCTTCTCTATGACACCTATAAAAAAGCAGGAGTTCCTGAACAAGCCGTACAAAGAACTTTTGAATTTCTAGATATCAATGAAGAAAAAGAATTTAAAGTTCGCGCTGCAGATCGACTGGTCAGCAAAGAAATCACCAATAAGAACTACGCCATCGTCATCGACTTTTCAAAACCTTCTTCAGAACGAAGACTTTATCTTTTGAATCTTAAAACTGGTGATGTCGAAAAATACTATGTCGCACATGGGGTCAACACTGGCGACGATGAGGCTGAAAAATTCTCGAACACACCGGACTCAAAGAAGTCTTCTTTGGGGCTTTATTTGACGGGCTCCCCTTATGTTGGCAAACATGGTGAGTCACTTTATTTGTATGGACTTGAGAAATCCAACGACAGAGCTTTTGAAAGATCCATCGTGATGCATGGAGCTTCCTATGTTTCGACAGATTTCTTAGATAAGTACGGAAGAATGGGGCGCAGCTGGGGGTGCCCTGCAGTTTCTCAAGCCATCATCAAAAAATTAATTCCAATAATTAAAGATGGTGCAGTGGTTTATGCTTACCACAAAGATCTAATGCCGATGACACAAACAAGCCCGACGGTTCAAAACGTGAGCAACAACAAGACAAAGACTTCCAACAATAGTGAGGATATCGTGCCCGAAGAGATCGATCCCTGAAACTGGCGCCAACAATCCCGCACAAACCATAGCAAGACCTGCAACACCAAGGGCCGTCAGGCCCTTTTTTTTATGATGGAGAAATCCAGAATAGAAAGCATACAAACCCACCGGCACAACAAATAAAGCCATTACAATATGAACCCATGGCTGCTCAAAAGCTTCTCCAAGAACTGGGACAGAAAGAACCAAGAACGGCGTCAACAAGCAATGGATCGCGCAGAGACCTGACAAAGTCATTCCCAACTTATCCCAACGATCAGACTCCTCTACAAATTGCTCATGTTGAGAATGATCTACGTCACAGCAAGAATGTGTATCGCTCACGAATACCGCCTCTTCCATTTTAGGTCGAACTCTAGTTCTCTCCTAAATGCAAGTCATTGTCAACTGCGGGCATCCAGCAACCACAACCAATAATGATACAGCGGCTTGCGTTTCGTCCTAAGAAAGCTCATAAAGTAGCTGTGTCACAAACGAAAACACCTCCCATTTACGAATTAGGTCCTGATTTCTACGACGAGGTCAAATCCGCAGATTTCCCTCAGGCCCAGTTGCGTTACCGCAATGACCAAGCCGCGAAACTCGTGGGTTTAGAAGCCCTCAGCGCAGAGCAATGGCAGCAACACTTTGCTCACTTCACGGCTTTGCCCAGCAACCTCTCCACGCCCTTAGCATTGCGATATCACGGCCATCAGTTTCGCCAATACAACCCTGATTTAGGGGATGGACGCGGCTTTCTGTTCGCGCAATTTCAAGTCGGCGATAAACTTTACGACCTTGGGACCAAAGGCAGCGGACAAACGCCTTACTCCCGCCGTGGCGATGGACGACTCACACTCAAAGGAGCCTTTCGCGAAATTCTTGCGACTGAACTTTTGGAATCCTATGGCGTCAACACAAGTAAGACATTTTCTGTTTTTGAAACTGGCGAGAGTCTCGAGCGCCATGACGAACCCTCCCCAACCCGGGCCGGAGTTTTGGTGCGCCTCAGTCACGGACATATTCGCTTTGGAACATTCCAGCGTCTGGCCTTTTTGAAGCAAATCGACAACATAAAAAAGCTACTGGCTTACTCTATTCGTCATTACTATCCAGATTTGCTTCCATATAGCGAGCCCGAACAAGCAGCTCTGTTTTTGAAACAAGTGTCCTTTGCCTCTGCAGAAACCGTCGCCGCCTGGATGATGGCTGGATTTGTTCACGGGGTTTTAAACACAGACAACATGAATGTCACGGGCGAGAGTTTCGACTACGGCCCCTACCGCTTTCTGCCTCATTACGATCCCACTTTTACCGCCGCTTATTTTGATCAATCAGGATTGTATTGCTTCGGTCGTCAACCATCTGCTGTATTATGGAACGTCTTACAACTGGCCGAAGCTCTTAAGGTGGCATTCCCTGATTTAGCAACCGGGGAAATTCAAGATGATTTTGCAGATCAATTCAATCTTCACATGCGCAACCGTCTTTTATCCCGACTCAATCTTTACAACCCCTTGGAAGACGAAGCGGCGGCTGCAAAACTCGACGAAGCTTTGATCATGAATTTCTTCAATTTCATGGACGAAGCCAAGCCTTTCTACGAACAGACATTTTACGATTTGCACTCTGGCGTCTTGTCTGCAGATCAACTCATCAGATCACCGCAAGCTAAGGCTTACAAACATCCAAGCTTTGCCGCCTTAGAGGACACTCTTGAGTGTTATGAAGTAGCCGACCAAAAGAAAGCCGAACATAGCTACTTCCAAAAAGGAAAAGCCTGTTCATTGCTGATCGATGAATTAGAAGGAATTTGGGCACCCATCGCAGAAAAAGACGATTGGACATTATTCGAAGAAAAACTCGCGGAGATCAGATCCTTCCGCGGTGTTTACTAGGTACGGACACACTTATGGTGTCGCATCTGCGTCACCATAAGTGTGTCCGTACCTTTTCAATTAAGGCTGATAGCCGCTGATCTTTGCAAGGAATCTGCGGGTTGCAGCACGGAAGTCATCAATAAAACCAAAGGCTGCTGGAACAACAACCAGAGTCAACAAGGTCGAACTGATCAAACCGCCGATAATCGCGATCCCCATGGAAGTTCTCATCGCCGAAGCTTCATTCAAACCAATCGCAATCGGAATCATCCCGGCAATCAACGCCAAGGAAGTCATCAAGATCGGACGAAGACGAGTGCGACATGCTTTTAGCAATGCCGAATTTCGATCCAGACCTTCATGCAATAGATGATTCGTATAATCCACCAACAAGATGGAGTTCTTCGCCACCACTCCCAGCAACAAGACGATACCAATCAAAGAGAAGATGTCGATCGTTTTACCAAAGATCAAAAGCGCCAAAAAAGCCCCGGTCATCGCCAATGGCAAAGCCAAAAGAATTGTAAATGGTGTGATGAAGCTTTCGTACAAACTTGCCAAAACGAGGTAGATGAAAATCACTCCCAGAACAATTGCGATCAACATATTATTGATCAAATCCTTAAAGTCATCGGCCTGACCCTGGAATTTAAAATCAATTCCTGAAGGTGGTGGCAATTCAACTTTAATAATTCTTTCAAGTTCCGCGGAAGCTGTCCCCAAGGCACCGCCTTTGGCTAAGTTCGCTGAAACTTGAATGAAGCGATTTTTGTTCTGACGATTGATTTGCGAGTAACCTTTGGTCTCCTCCCCTTTTGCAATTCGAGAAAGTGGAATCATATTATTGTTGCTGTTAGGAACAGAGGTGGTCGCAAATTGAGTTCTCAAGTCACGGTACTTCTCTTCAAAGCGAATGCGGATTTTATAATCAATTCCATTTTCACGATAGATGGCATCTTCGTTACCTTCAGTGCGATTGCGCAACTCTGCGCCGGCAGTCACCGTCGAAACCCCCAGGGCCTCAGATCTTTTGCGATCAAAAATAACATGGAATTCAGGCTTCCCGGCTCGGAAGT
This DNA window, taken from Bdellovibrio svalbardensis, encodes the following:
- a CDS encoding protein adenylyltransferase SelO family protein, whose protein sequence is MIQRLAFRPKKAHKVAVSQTKTPPIYELGPDFYDEVKSADFPQAQLRYRNDQAAKLVGLEALSAEQWQQHFAHFTALPSNLSTPLALRYHGHQFRQYNPDLGDGRGFLFAQFQVGDKLYDLGTKGSGQTPYSRRGDGRLTLKGAFREILATELLESYGVNTSKTFSVFETGESLERHDEPSPTRAGVLVRLSHGHIRFGTFQRLAFLKQIDNIKKLLAYSIRHYYPDLLPYSEPEQAALFLKQVSFASAETVAAWMMAGFVHGVLNTDNMNVTGESFDYGPYRFLPHYDPTFTAAYFDQSGLYCFGRQPSAVLWNVLQLAEALKVAFPDLATGEIQDDFADQFNLHMRNRLLSRLNLYNPLEDEAAAAKLDEALIMNFFNFMDEAKPFYEQTFYDLHSGVLSADQLIRSPQAKAYKHPSFAALEDTLECYEVADQKKAEHSYFQKGKACSLLIDELEGIWAPIAEKDDWTLFEEKLAEIRSFRGVY
- a CDS encoding AMP-binding protein, with amino-acid sequence MEKIWLKNYPKGIGHEIDLSQYSSLMDIYDESIRKFANKKAFTNMNVSLTFNQLNEKVNHFASFLQNELKLKKGDRIAIQMPNLLQFPVVAFAALRSGLIIVNTNPLYTATEMRHQFKDSGAKAIVIMANFAHHLEEIIKDTDIESVVVTELADLFPTPKRILVNSVVKYIKKMVPAFNLPQAYTFRQALELGAMRPCQNIASTQEDIAFLQYTGGTTGVAKGAMLTHRNVLANMMQIRVWMSPKLVEGEEVAIAALPLYHIFALTLNCLAFLKMGAENVLITNPKDIPGFVKELKKIPFTAMAGVNTLFNALMNNPEFATIDFKKVKVSVSGAMTLQKPVAEKWMALTKSVIVEGYGLTEASPVISCNPIDGTDKVGTVGMPVPSTDVKLIDENDQEVKPGEAGELCAKGPQVMKGYWHREDETAKVMMADGWLRTGDIATVDEDGFFKIVDRKKDLIIVSGFNVYPNEIEEVIASHPGVLEVAAIGVPDTHSGEIVKVVIVKRDPNLTPEDVIAHARKSLTNYKIPRLVEFRTELPKTNVGKILRRALRDTPAEVKN
- a CDS encoding MerC domain-containing protein, whose protein sequence is MEEAVFVSDTHSCCDVDHSQHEQFVEESDRWDKLGMTLSGLCAIHCLLTPFLVLSVPVLGEAFEQPWVHIVMALFVVPVGLYAFYSGFLHHKKKGLTALGVAGLAMVCAGLLAPVSGIDLFGHDILTIVGSLCLVVAHVLNRRACLCHRH
- a CDS encoding murein L,D-transpeptidase catalytic domain family protein translates to MKPLYCLAALAFVAQPVYAGSWYEKKAKGALLYDTYKKAGVPEQAVQRTFEFLDINEEKEFKVRAADRLVSKEITNKNYAIVIDFSKPSSERRLYLLNLKTGDVEKYYVAHGVNTGDDEAEKFSNTPDSKKSSLGLYLTGSPYVGKHGESLYLYGLEKSNDRAFERSIVMHGASYVSTDFLDKYGRMGRSWGCPAVSQAIIKKLIPIIKDGAVVYAYHKDLMPMTQTSPTVQNVSNNKTKTSNNSEDIVPEEIDP
- a CDS encoding high-potential iron-sulfur protein — its product is MMDNKMNRRGFFTTVAKIAGIAAIAPAALNAVFSSEANAQEKRRGSAPAAAGGGMPMVDPNDAVAKAVKYVEDFKKSAESKGNHCVTCGFYAKKEVKAGKEVGTCTIFAGKLVYANAWCASWNKKA